A part of Clostridium novyi genomic DNA contains:
- the polA gene encoding DNA polymerase I, with product MNKERLLILDGHSLMYRAFFALPPLTNKEGIHTNAIYGFIKMLLKMKEEIKPNYIVIAFDKKAPTFRHKEYEDYKAGREKMPSELNEQFPIVKDILNKLAINIFEIDGFEADDLIGTLSEFAEGKGIEVYIVTGDKDALQLATDNVKIVINKKGMSEKEIYDRKRMIEEYEVTPTQFIDVKGLMGDKSDNIPGVPGIGTKTAFKLIKEYGSIENVLDNVENISGKKMKQNLIEYREQAIFSKKLATICKNVPIEIDLEEIKSKENYDIEGVRQLFESLGFKTLIKNIDNSDNEEESVNNEEKREETNIQVEFSNIETIDELYNLLNNIKDTVYFQAEYINESIYSKIEFNTIYIRNEEKVYVVNVNKIKNENFHKLLELLKKLFEDKKIKKISHDIKNVYVVLRKYDIDAKNFIFDTKIASYLLEPSKSDYILREIILEKLSINIDDSDEECKIKETYCIKEIYEKLQKEIKKANMEELFYNVELPLTKVLASMECEGFKVDKDRLTEIGEKFKAEIKMLEKEIHKLAGEDFNIKSPKQLGKILFEKLDLPVIKKTKTGYSTNAEVLEKLKDSHPIISKIIDYRQITKLDSTYVEGLKHVIDEDGKIHSSFNQTVTTTGRLSSTEPNLQNIPIKHEMGREIRKVFVANNEESVIFSADYSQIELRVLAHIANDEKLIDAFKHHKDIHTITASEVFRVPVEEVTPLMRSNAKAVNFGIVYGIGAFSLSKDINVSRKEAKEYIDTYFSRYPNVKKYIDDIINKSEQDGFVTTIMNRKRYIPEIQSRNKIVRSFGERLAMNTPIQGSAADIIKLAMVHVYEELIKRNLKSTLILQVHDELILNVYKDELEEVKQMVVEKMEGVMNLLVPLEADVNIGITWYEAK from the coding sequence ATGAATAAAGAAAGATTGTTAATACTTGATGGTCATAGTCTTATGTATAGAGCATTTTTTGCATTACCACCACTTACTAATAAAGAAGGAATACATACTAATGCAATATATGGTTTTATAAAGATGCTTTTAAAAATGAAAGAAGAAATAAAACCTAATTATATAGTAATTGCTTTTGATAAAAAAGCTCCTACTTTTAGGCATAAAGAATATGAAGATTATAAAGCTGGAAGAGAAAAAATGCCGTCAGAATTAAATGAACAATTTCCTATAGTTAAAGATATTTTAAATAAACTTGCTATAAATATATTTGAAATTGACGGATTTGAAGCGGATGATTTAATTGGAACACTGTCTGAATTTGCAGAAGGAAAAGGTATTGAAGTATACATAGTAACAGGAGATAAAGATGCTCTTCAACTTGCAACAGATAATGTAAAAATAGTTATAAATAAAAAAGGTATGAGTGAAAAAGAAATATATGATAGAAAAAGAATGATAGAAGAATATGAGGTTACTCCTACACAATTTATAGATGTAAAAGGTCTTATGGGAGATAAATCAGATAATATTCCTGGAGTACCTGGAATAGGAACTAAAACTGCTTTTAAGCTTATAAAGGAATATGGAAGTATTGAAAATGTTTTGGACAATGTTGAAAATATTAGTGGTAAGAAAATGAAGCAGAATCTTATAGAATATAGAGAACAAGCTATATTTAGTAAAAAACTTGCTACTATATGTAAAAATGTTCCTATAGAAATTGATTTAGAAGAAATAAAATCTAAAGAAAATTATGATATAGAAGGTGTTAGACAATTATTTGAAAGTTTAGGATTTAAAACTTTAATTAAAAACATTGATAATAGTGATAATGAAGAAGAGTCTGTAAACAATGAGGAAAAGAGGGAAGAAACAAATATACAAGTAGAATTTTCTAATATAGAAACTATTGATGAACTATATAATTTATTAAATAATATAAAAGATACAGTATATTTTCAAGCGGAGTACATAAATGAAAGTATATACTCAAAAATAGAATTTAATACTATTTATATAAGAAATGAAGAAAAAGTTTATGTTGTTAATGTAAATAAAATAAAAAATGAAAACTTTCATAAGCTACTAGAACTTTTAAAAAAATTATTTGAAGATAAAAAGATTAAAAAAATATCCCATGATATTAAAAATGTATATGTTGTTTTACGTAAATATGATATTGATGCAAAAAACTTTATCTTTGATACTAAAATAGCGTCATATTTACTTGAACCTTCAAAATCAGATTATATATTAAGAGAGATAATATTAGAAAAGTTATCTATAAATATAGATGATTCAGATGAAGAGTGTAAAATAAAAGAAACTTATTGTATAAAGGAAATATATGAAAAATTACAAAAAGAAATAAAAAAGGCTAATATGGAGGAGTTATTTTACAATGTAGAATTACCTCTTACTAAAGTGTTAGCATCTATGGAATGTGAAGGATTTAAGGTAGATAAAGATAGGTTGACAGAAATAGGAGAAAAATTCAAGGCTGAGATTAAAATGTTAGAAAAAGAAATACATAAACTTGCAGGTGAAGATTTTAATATAAAATCGCCAAAGCAGTTAGGAAAAATTTTATTTGAAAAGTTAGATTTACCTGTAATTAAAAAGACAAAAACAGGGTATTCAACTAATGCAGAAGTACTTGAAAAGCTTAAAGATAGTCATCCTATAATATCTAAAATAATAGATTATAGACAAATTACTAAATTGGATTCAACTTACGTTGAAGGTTTAAAACATGTAATTGATGAAGATGGTAAAATACATTCTAGTTTTAATCAAACAGTTACAACTACCGGTAGATTATCAAGTACAGAACCTAACCTTCAGAATATACCAATAAAACATGAAATGGGAAGAGAAATAAGAAAGGTTTTTGTAGCTAATAATGAAGAGTCAGTTATATTTTCTGCAGATTATTCACAAATAGAGTTAAGAGTTCTTGCCCATATTGCTAATGATGAAAAATTAATTGATGCATTTAAACATCATAAAGATATTCATACTATAACAGCATCAGAAGTTTTTAGAGTACCTGTAGAGGAAGTAACTCCTTTAATGAGAAGTAATGCAAAGGCAGTAAACTTTGGAATTGTATATGGTATAGGTGCATTTAGTCTTTCCAAGGATATAAATGTATCAAGAAAAGAAGCAAAGGAATATATAGATACTTATTTTAGCAGATATCCTAATGTAAAAAAATATATAGATGATATAATAAATAAATCAGAACAAGATGGTTTTGTAACAACAATAATGAATAGAAAAAGGTATATACCGGAAATACAATCTAGAAATAAAATAGTTCGTTCTTTTGGAGAAAGACTTGCTATGAATACACCAATCCAAGGAAGTGCAGCAGATATAATAAAACTTGCAATGGTCCATGTATATGAAGAATTAATAAAAAGAAATTTAAAGAGTACACTTATACTTCAAGTTCATGATGAATTGATATTAAATGTATACAAGGATGAACTGGAAGAGGTTAAACAAATGGTAGTAGAAAAAATGGAGGGTGTAATGAATCTGTTAGTGCCACTAGAAGCTGATGTAAATATTGGAATAACGTGGTATGAAGCTAAATAA